In Ursus arctos isolate Adak ecotype North America unplaced genomic scaffold, UrsArc2.0 scaffold_3, whole genome shotgun sequence, one DNA window encodes the following:
- the LOC125281082 gene encoding olfactory receptor-like protein OLF3 has translation MDTDNQTWEREFILLGLSSDWDTQVSLFVLFLITYMVTVLGNFLIVLLIRLDSRLHTPMYFFLTNLSLVDVSYATSIVPQMLAHFLAAHKAIPFVSCAAQLFFSLGLGGIEFVLLAVMAYDRYVAVCNPLRYSVIMHGGLCARLAIASWVSGSVNSLMQTVITFQLPMCTNKYIDHISCEILAVVRLACVDTSFNEIAIMVSSIVLLMTPFCLVLLSYIQIISTILKIQSTEGRKKAFHTCASHLTVVVLCYGMTIFTYIRPHSSPSVLQEKLISVFYAILMPVLNPMIYSVRNKEVKGAWQKMLGELSGLTSKLAT, from the coding sequence ATGGACACAGATAATCAGACTTGGGAGAGAGAGTTTATTCTCCTTGGCCTGTCCAGTGACTGGGACACACAGGTCTCACTCTTTGTCCTCTTCTTGATCACGTACATGGTGACAGTGCTGGGAAACTTCCTCATCGTTCTTCTCATCAGACTGGACAGCCGACTCCACACTCCCATGTACTTCTTTCTCACCAACCTCTCACTCGTTGATGTCTCTTATGCCACAAGCATCGTTCCTCAGATGCTGGCGCATTTTCTTGCAGCACATAAAGCAATCCCATTTGTGAGCTGTGCAGCCCAGTTATTTTTCTCCCTGGGCTTGGGCGGGATTGAGTTTGTTCTATTGGcagtgatggcctatgaccgctacgtgGCTGTGTGTAACCCCCTGCGATACTCGGTCATCATGCACGGAGGCCTCTGTGCTAGGTTGGCCATCGCATCCTGGGTCAGTGGCTCTGTCAACTCTCTCATGCAGACTGTAATCACCTTTCAGCTGCCCATGTGCACAAATAAGTATATTGATCACATATCATGTGAAATCCTAGCTGTGGTCAGACTAGCCTGTGTGGACACCTCCTTCAATGAGATCGCAATCATGGTTTCTAGCATTGTTCTGCTGATGACACCTTTCTGCCTGGTTCTCCTGTCCTACATCCAGATCATCTCCACCATCCTAAAGATCCAGTCCacggagggaagaaagaaagccttCCACACCTGTGCCTCTCACCTCACAGTGGTTGTCCTGTGCTATGGCATGACCATTTTTACTTACATCCggccccactccagcccctctgtcCTTCAGGAGAAGTTGATATCTGTCTTTTATGCCATTTTGATGCCTGTGCTGAACCCCATGATTTATAGTGTAAGGAATAAGGAGGTGAAGGGGGCCTGGCAGAAAATGCTAGGGGAATTATCTGGGTTAACATCAAAACTGGCAACTTAA